Proteins encoded in a region of the Pelmatolapia mariae isolate MD_Pm_ZW linkage group LG6, Pm_UMD_F_2, whole genome shotgun sequence genome:
- the LOC134629515 gene encoding FERM and PDZ domain-containing protein 1: MEVQDRSRSPSRRTSRVEQVVGRWLRRSRDLGSRSHSLSRDRAAADGKTAESSSSDQRNYPFRFNIQIQRDPNLNSHGLTLSSQNPILVEEVTPGGPADGRLVPGDQLVKINNVSVDDLTPEQATEIIRECPDTLTMTVLRTMLGPKSSFITPEKRAKLRSNPVKVHFAEEVEVNGHTQGNSLLFLPNVLKVYLENGQTKAFKFEPSTTVKDIVMTLKEKLSLSRIEHFSLVLEQQHSISKLLLLHDEERIQQVVQKKEAHDYRCLFRVCFMPKNLQMLLQQDPAAFEYLYLQGVNDVLQERFAVEMRCNTALRLAALHIMERLASCGQSPKTNLKMITKTWGIENFVSSTLLRNMREKDLRKAIGYHMKKSQSLYDPKQKGLSVDQTRINYLEELSELKSFGGKSFGATMMLQDRESMVTLLVGARHGVSQIVNHKLSILSTLTEFTSITRIELLPESEKVSLVKIYLQDIKPITLLLESAAAKDMSCLIAGYCRVFVDPDLNVFPWIDDSKKHRISAEEGYVSRCGSDSDESSDLDMEPLVNLVSDKKPRLRIRSSSDPDGRNRKDSRRNKDESERGEKPGEDKRLKDEKGSDTKTEKFQLDKNEENESSEHRKEMKRVQDCGQIEIHVTDNDSGRHARQEGEMGCEEDVRAAEEEPSVSDSCHTDSHVLTSASSDTLDGLEEDDLMSCSSSSIHPSAASQSHANVHSSFHLHPYSHGHVQPHLLAPPPAHSHPLIHLTTPDRGGGGACRRSGDGADPQLTSPVSTSSQSLADAQRSSGNLCTDDSSLCFAELSRLVDFLPSPPEASEEDDDEEDLRRRRNALKETDGGREGGSVSKEGGFKEYSSSPSPSSNTDFVFNFDQSDARCYYNICSNITPDSARSISHKQKEEREEGEETQDEDLEPIPILHPPPGFGDSSSDEEFFDARDRFTSPEDPTSGAVPRDICTEMKLDFLSTLSLSDIRVSVPDTDKVREAEDDRKGREEEGGGRETLFQLRKRSRKRRSFMETDYTSRVSYPEPDPESKQALASKWCHKKHLGEVSDAQILSSDPEPSEQTKNPSPTVSSLTHSEGEPAQLESKPILSTLCSRAPGFGSLDQPRDPKPAPKTRKQEMEMEPDAMESKSVTDLVKSVSPTITVVRCRVDPDGKESADRRGDGKEEGEGQEQDREGKEEGKPESAGLTGNGPFTSHMFLQEITKQKIKEEEEKKEGVGAYSSSLNRPLVGVQAPPEIHILSTCLPDGSKQSSNGLLVSSLIAPEMKDAEEYMLKGPSYSPPPPPPSSPLPSVPVLHKSQSGCLVKEEEGSEYVEIQNKITASDYMEHNPKTSNDKEQAHVKVTSVNDDDAIGAATISDEVTDSTTSDNVFDDDDEVSNSLSDRRDDRTKATKCRAKSAGQSESQIKSRSRIHSDYTRAINSITAKLGAATSATSPTFNSGVGLKSEITFLSALNQTVVKPRSETQSAEDKESLVSSKLEKTSMATITDLAKQPTSPTHFLFQTCSPAIMGRLSASTLRGKIQQLPLYLSRSQESLSQPGIGNVAQSPAEDNTKEEAEVTIKVTDVNDVKQNADLEVGNTAESVESDDSDTTVTGSEVDGEFFVELTSAKSFNSGREVKEEVSSDLPVQTEPKPQHRNLLYSGSDKDTPGPITEPPASIVSQLQRDAAGLKMDTPGPIKDSPEPNFKVTSPDADLPGYKTTNRSPSIPPAIVVTTENLNGLPFQPQKIRRTSSDRPLMDLCRPSEKVSGSPKTPSSGCRVFTICEDPTETKAQAEVVSAPPLKSEFGCGSVLSSGCESIVEGVQVPLDACGCPAVYTNCFGSEDSFDDELTVYEFSCRTQSSGVTQTSGAGLPLMSSSPVPSFLSPTSSHSPSFPRSILFSSSTSELSPLLSPLSDTSDPFTSQTHKDTMSRLGQQRYPEPPTGFQVLRLDVDQLLSILESSNADRSVGGHRARHPRETCPAHFTENKRVLQMEARRLMSGCQKVVGIGQSPEEMLHSLANSFRTLVELAGVCLWFSGCDRCDRRNAEAVAGLADVARSFRDFCLAAERASSKRSCQDLSTKLLAKQCTALTASVFCLTQLFRTLTAL; encoded by the exons atggAGGTGCAGGACAGGAGCCGCTCCCCGTCTCGCAGGACCAGCCGAGTAGAGCAGGTAGTGGGACGATGGCTGAGACGGTCCAGAGACTTGGGCAGCAGATCTCACTCTCTGAGCAG GGATCGGGCTGCAGCAGACGGGAAGACAGCAGAGTCCAGTAGCTCTGACCAGAGGAATTATCCCTTCCGCTTCAATATTCAGATCCAGCGCGACCCAAACCTCAACTCTCATGGCCTCACGCTTTCCTCCCAGAACCCGATTCTGGTGGAGGAGGTCACCCCAG GTGGGCCTGCAGATGGTCGGCTCGTCCCTGGCGACCAGCTTGTGAAGATCAATAACGTCTCTGTCGATGACCTGACCCCAGAGCAAGCTACTGAGATAATCAG ggaGTGCCCAGATACGTTGACTATGACGGTACTCAGAACAATGCTG GGCCCAAAGTCATCATTTATCACACCGGAGAAGAGGGCCAAGCTCAGGTCCAACCCTGTGAAAGTCCACTTTGCTGAGGAGGTGGAAGTTAACGGACACACACAG GGGAACTCCCTGCTCTTCCTGCCCAATGTACTGAAGGTGTACCTCGAGAACGGGCAGACCAAGGCCTTCAAATTTGAGCCCAGTACCACAGTCAAG GACATTGTGATGACACTGAAGGAAAAGCTTTCTCTGAGCCGCATTGAGCATTTCTCGCTAGTGCtggagcagcagcacagcatcAGCAAATTGCTGTTGCTACATGATGAGGAGAGGATACAGCag GTGGTCCAGAAGAAAGAGGCCCATGACTACAGGTGTTTATTTCGTGTTTGTTTCATGCCCAAAAACCTTCAGATGCTGCTGCAGCAGGATCCCGCTGCCTTTGAGTACCTCTACCTGCAG GGGGTGAACGATGTACTGCAGGAGCGTTTTGCAGTAGAGATGAGGTGTAACACCGCCTTGCGACTTGCTGCACTACACATTATGGAGAGGCTAGCGAGCTGTGGACAGTCACCCAAAACCAACCTGAAGATGATCAC AAAGACTTGGGGCATAGAGAACTTTGTGTCATCCACCTTGCTGAGGAACATGCGAGAAAAGGATCTGAGAAAGGCCATCGGCTACCACATGAAGAAGAGCCAATCCCTGTACGATCCCAAGCAGAAGGGCCTGTCAGTCGATCAGACACGGATCAACTATCTGGAGGAGCTGAGTGAACTCAAATCATTTGGAGGGAAATCTTTTGGTGCCACCATGATG CTCCAGGACAGGGAGTCGATGGTGACCCTATTAGTGGGAGCACGGCACGGGGTGAGTCAGATCGTCAACCACAAGCTGAGCATCCTGTCCACCCTCACAGAATTCACCAGCATAACACGCATCGAGCTGCTGCCTGAATCGGAAAAGGTCAGCCTGGTCAAAATATACCTGCAGGACATCAAG CCCATTACTTTACTACTGGAGTCAGCTGCGGCTAAGGATATGTCCTGCTTAATAGCAGGGTACTGCCGAGTGTTTGTTGACCCTGACCTCAACGTCTTTCCCTGGATAGATGACTCCAAGAAGCACAGAATCTCTGCTGAGGAAG GTTATGTTTCACGGTGTGGCAGTGACTCCGATGAATCCTCAGACTTAGACATGGAACCGCTGGTCAACCTGGTGTCTGACAAGAAGCCCCGCCTTCGAATCAGATCTTCATCAGATCCAGATGGACGGAACAGAAAAGACAGTCGGAGAAACAAAGATGAGAGTGAAAGGGGAGAGAAACCTGGCGAGGATAAAAGACTAAAAGATGAAAAGGGTTCTGACACTAAAACAGAAAAGTTTCAGCTCGATAAGAATGAAGAGAATGAAAGCTCAGAGCACAGGAAGGAGATGAAGAGAGTGCAGGATTGTGGACAAATAGAGATCCACGTAACGGACAATGATTCGGGGAGACACGCTAGACAGGAAGGGGAGATGGGATGTGAAGAGGATGTGCGAGCAGCAGAGGAGGAGCCGTCTGTATCAGATTCATGTCATACGGACTCTCATGTCCTCACCAGCGCCTCCAGTGACACTCTCGATGGCCTGGAGGAAGATGACTTGATGTCATGCTCCTCTTCCTCTATCCACCCCAGTGCTGCTTCACAAAGTCACGCCAATGTCCACTCTTCATTTCACCTTCACCCTTATTCTCATGGGCATGTACAGCCTCACCTGCTTGCCCCACCACCTGCGCACTCCCATCCCCTGATTCACCTCACAACTcctgacagaggaggaggaggggcctGCAGGAGATCAGGCGATGGAGCCGATCCCCAGCTCACCTCACCCGTCTCCACTTCTTCTCAGAGCCTTGCTGATGCCCAAAGATCTTCAGGTAACCTCTGCACTGATGACAGCTCCCTGTGTTTCGCGGAGCTCTCCCGCCTCGTGGACTTCCTGCCGAGCCCTCCAGAGGCCAGCGAGGAAGACGACGATGAAGAAGacttgaggaggaggaggaatgcGTTAAAAGAAACAGATGGGGGAAGAGAGGGAGGAAGTGTAAGCAAGGAAGGTGGTTTTAAAGAATATTCGTCATCGCCTTCCCCGTCTTCAAACACAGACTTTGTGTTTAACTTTGACCAGAGCGATGCACGCTGCTACTacaacatctgctccaacaTCACCCCCGACAGTGCACGCAGCATTTCTCATAAACAGAaagaagagagggaggagggagaggagacTCAAGATGAAGACCTGGAGCCAATACCTATCCTGCACCCGCCCCCTGGCTTTGGAGACAGCAGCTCTGATGAGGAGTTCTTTGACGCCAGGGATCGTTTCACCTCACCTGAAGACCCGACATCAGGGGCTGTGCCAAGAG ACATTTGCACAGAGATGAAGCTGGACTTCCTCAGCACACTGAGCCTCAGTGATATCAGAGTCTCTGTGCCGGACacagacaaagttagagaagcAGAAGATGATAGAAAagggagagaggaagaaggGGGAGGCAGAGAAACTTTGTTCCAGCTCAGAAAAAGATCGAGGAAGCGGCGTTCCTTCATGGAAACCGATTACACGTCCAGGGTGTCGTATCCAGAGCCAGATCCAGAGTCAAAGCAGGCCCTGGCTTCCAAGTGGTGTCATAAAAAACATTTGGGAGAAGTCAGCGATGCCCAGATCCTCAGTTCAGATCCTGAACCTTCAGAGCAAACCAAGAATCCTAGCCCCACTGTCTCCTCACTTACTCACTCTGAAGGGGAACCTGCTCAGCTTGAGTCAAAGCCCATTCTGTCAACACTCTGCTCGCGTGCACCAGGTTTTGGTTCTCTTGATCAGCCTAGAGACCCAAAGCCTGCTCCCAAAACcaggaaacaggaaatggaGATGGAACCTGACGCAATGGAGTCCAAATCGGTCACCGATCTGGTGAAATCAGTGTCTCCAACCATCACTGTTGTCCGCTGCCGTGTGGATCCAGACGGAAAGGAGAGTGCTGATCGGAGGGGTGACGGAAAGGAGGAAGGGGAGGGACAGGAGCAGGATAGGGAAGGGAAAGAGGAAGGGAAGCCGGAGTCAGCAGGTTTGACAGGGAATGGACCGTTCACTAGTCATATGTTTTTGCAAGAAATCACTAAACAGAAGAttaaagaggaggaagagaagaaagagGGAGTGGGAGCATACTCGTCTAGCTTGAACAGACCACTTGTGGGTGTGCAGGCGCCACCAGAAATCCACATACTGTCTACATGTTTACCAGACGGGAGTAAACAGAGCAGTAATGGCCTTTTGGTGTCCAGTTTGATTGCACCAGAGATGAAAGATGCAGAGGAATACATGCTTAAAGGGCCCTCATATTCACCACCACCCCCCCCACCTTCATCCCCTCTACCCTCAGTACCAGTCCTTCACAAATCCCAGAGTGGCTGTCTAGTGAAGGAGGAAGAGGGCAGCGAGTACGTGGaaatccaaaacaaaattaCAGCTTCAGATTATATGGAACACAATCCCAAGACAAGCAATGACAAAGAACAGGCACACGTAAAAGTCACAAGTGTTAACGACGATGATGCCATCGGGGCTGCGACCATAAGCGATGAAGTTACAGACAGCACCACTTCTGACAATgtttttgatgatgatgatgaagtgaGTAATTCACTGAGTGACAGGAGAGATGACAGGACTAAAGCTACAAAGTGTAGAGCTAAATCAGCAGGTCAAAGCGAGTCACAAATCAAGTCTCGCTCAAGAATTCATTCTGATTATACTCGTGCTATAAACTCAATTACAGCAAAGCTCGGAGCTGCAACAAGCGCCACGTCTCCTACTTTTAATTCAGGTGTTGGATTGAAAAGCGAGATCACATTTCTCAGTGCTTTAAATCAAACCGTGGTTAAACCCAGAAGTGAAACCCAAAGTGCTGAAGATAAAGAAAGTTTAGTTAGTTCTAAGTTAGAAAAGACTAGCATGGCTACAATCACCGATCTCGCTAAACAACCTACTTCTCCGACTCATTTCCTCTTCCAAACCTGTTCCCCCGCCATCATGGGCCGATTATCTGCATCAACGCTTAGGGGGAAGATTCAACAGCTGCCTCTTTATTTATCACGATCTCAAGAGTCTCTCAGTCAACCCGGGATTGGGAACGTGGCTCAGAGTCCTGCTGAGGACAACACCAAGGAAGAAGCAGAGGTCACCATTAAAGTAACAGATGTTAATGATGTCAAACAAAATGCTGACTTagaagttggcaacactgcggAGTCGGTAGAGTCAGATGATTCGGATACAACGGTCACAGGATCAGAGGTGGATGGGGAGTTTTTTGTAGAACTAACATCAGCAAAGAGTTTTAATTCAGGGAGAGAGGTAAAGGAGGAGGTCAGCTCTGACCTGCCTGTTCAGACTGAGCCTAAGCCCCAACATCGAAATTTGTTGTACTCTGGATCTGATAAGGACACACCAGGACCAATAACAGAGCCCCCAGCCTCCATAGTGAGCCAACTCCAAAGAGATGCCGCAGGTTTAAAGATGGACACTCCTGGTCCCATAAAAGACTCTCCAGAACCAAACTTCAAAGTCACAAGTCCAGATGCAGACTTACCAGGTTATAAAACAACCAATCGATCACCTTCCATTCCTCCTGCAATCGTGGTGACCACAGAGAATCTAAATGGACTTCCTTTTCAGCCACAGAAAATAAGAAGGACAAGTAGCGACAGGCCTTTAATGGATCTTTGTAGACCTTCAGAGAAAGTTTCAGGCTCACCAAAAACACCTTCTTCGGGCTGCAGAGTATTCACTATCTGTGAGGATCCAACAGAGACAAAGGCCCAGGCCGAGGTGGTGTCTGCTCCACCTCTGAAGTCAGAGTTCGGGTGTGGTTCTGTGCTATCTTCTGGATGCGAGTCGATAGTAGAGGGGGTGCAGGTGCCACTGGATGCTTGTGGTTGCCCAGCTGTTTACACAAACTGCTTCGGCAGTGAGGACAGCTTCGATGATGAGCTGACAGTCTACGAGTTCTCCTGCCGCACACAGAGCAGCGGAGTAACGCAGACTTCTGGGGCAGGTCTTCCTCTAATGAGCTCTTCCCCTGTTCCCTCCTTTCTTTCCCCTACGTCCTCCCATTCCCCCTCTTTTCCTCGTTCCattcttttctcctcttctaCCTCTGAGCTCAGCCCTCTCCTCTCGCCTCTCTCTGACacctctgaccctttcactTCTCAAACGCACAAGGACACCATGAGTCGACTGGGTCAGCAGCGCTACCCAGAACCTCCCACGGGTTTCCAAGTACTCCGCTTAGATGTAGACCAGCTTCTTTCCATTCTAGAAAGTAGCAATGCTGACCGATCTGTAGGAGGACACAGAGCTCGTCACCCAAGAGAAACGTGCCCTGCTCACTTTACAGAGAACAAAAGGGTTCTCCAGATGGAAGCACGGCGGCTGATGTCAGGCTGCCAAAAGGTGGTGGGGATCGGACAGAGCCCAGAGGAGATGCTTCACTCTCTGGCCAACAGTTTCCGGACCCTGGTGGAGCTGGCAGGCGTGTGCCTCTGGTTTTCTGGGTGCGACAGGTGCGACCGGAGGAACGCAGAGGCCGTCGCAGGTCTGGCAGATGTGGCCCGCTCATTCAGGGACTTCTGCCTGGCAGCGGAGCGTGCCAGCAGCAAACGCAGCTGCCAGGACCTGAGCACCAAGCTGCTAGCCAAACAGTGCACAGCACTCACCGCCTCAGTCTTCTGCCTCACTCAGCTGTTCCGCACCCTCACTGCACTCTGA